From Curtobacterium sp. SGAir0471, the proteins below share one genomic window:
- a CDS encoding VIT1/CCC1 transporter family protein gives MSLQDDRPTAPTAADVRRWRRYLADERAEAAVYRNLSTRRSGEEREILAALADAEGRHEQHWLDLLGDDVGRPLRGSLRTRVLAALAKRFGSVFVLALMQRAEDRSPYADDDDATARMAADERIHGEVVRGLANRGRMRLSGTFRAAVFGANDGLVSNLALIIGISASGADRHFVLLSGIAGLLAGALSMGAGEYVSVRSQRELLDASAPHPEAGRAVADLDVDANELALVYRARGMDEAAAQAHAAEVLGGRTVTAAAATDEHEAVGSGTSAAVSSFCFFASGAIIPVLPYLFGLEGWPAIVLAAVLVGIALLGTGAVVGVLSGASPLKRALRQLAIGFGAAVVTYGLGLLFGTGSA, from the coding sequence GTGAGCCTCCAGGACGACCGCCCCACCGCACCGACCGCAGCGGACGTGCGCCGCTGGCGCCGCTACCTGGCGGACGAGCGCGCGGAGGCCGCGGTCTACCGGAACCTGTCGACGCGCCGCTCCGGCGAGGAACGCGAGATCCTCGCGGCGCTGGCCGACGCCGAGGGACGGCACGAACAGCACTGGCTCGACCTGCTCGGTGACGACGTCGGACGGCCGCTCCGCGGCAGCCTGCGCACCCGGGTGCTCGCCGCGCTCGCGAAGCGCTTCGGCTCGGTGTTCGTCCTCGCGCTCATGCAGCGCGCCGAGGACCGGTCACCGTACGCCGACGACGACGACGCGACCGCGCGGATGGCGGCGGACGAACGGATCCACGGCGAGGTCGTCCGCGGTCTCGCGAACCGCGGCCGGATGCGGCTGTCGGGCACGTTCCGCGCGGCGGTCTTCGGCGCCAACGACGGGCTCGTCTCGAACCTCGCGCTGATCATCGGCATCAGCGCCTCGGGGGCCGACCGGCACTTCGTGCTGCTCAGCGGCATCGCCGGGTTGCTCGCCGGCGCGCTGTCCATGGGAGCGGGGGAGTACGTCTCGGTGCGGTCGCAGCGCGAGCTGCTCGACGCCTCGGCACCGCACCCCGAGGCCGGGCGGGCGGTCGCCGACCTGGACGTCGACGCGAACGAGCTCGCCCTCGTCTACCGTGCACGGGGCATGGACGAGGCCGCAGCGCAGGCGCACGCGGCCGAGGTCCTGGGCGGTCGGACCGTGACGGCGGCCGCCGCGACTGACGAGCACGAGGCCGTCGGGAGCGGCACGAGCGCGGCGGTGTCGAGCTTCTGCTTCTTCGCCTCGGGCGCGATCATCCCGGTGCTGCCGTACCTGTTCGGGCTCGAGGGGTGGCCGGCGATCGTCCTCGCGGCGGTGCTGGTCGGCATCGCGCTCCTCGGCACCGGCGCGGTCGTGGGTGTGCTGAGCGGGGCCTCGCCGCTCAAGCGCGCGCTTCGGCAGCTCGCGATCGGGTTCGGTGCGGCCGTCGTCACCTACGGGCTGGGGCTGCTGTTCGGGACCGGGAGCGCGTAG